The DNA sequence ACCATTCACACTAGAACCCATCATCTATGAATGCAAAGGAATATGCGGGACGGCTCGCCTCAGTAAAGGAACTTCAGCTTACAACCCATTTGTGGGTTTAGGCTTCAATGTTGCCGGAGAAATTTCAGAAAAAGATCGGACACTAGCCACTGGTGACGCTTCTACTTGGGGCGGACTCTGCGTGACCTACACATCGGATACAGACATAGCCCTGGAACTCGGCCTTGGCGAAAAAATTGACTCCACAATGAATTACGCAAACCCAGCCGTAACCCTCCCCGCCTCCCAAACGGACAAAAGAGTTGTTGTGTCGTGGTCCGACTTTAAGCAACCTTCATCGTACGATGGAGCTGTCAAATTCGATGGCGAAGCTGCGGCAAAGCAACTCGCTATGGTCAGGTTCAAGATACAAGCAGAGGACGGCGATTACCGTTTTAACATTTGTGCTGTTGGTCCAAAAGATGGAACTTGCCCAGAAAAATGCGGCATCCCCACCCCGCCGAACGATATCAAGATCGCTCGCGGAGTTTCTACAGTCAACGCTATTTTGGACGGTCGTGCACTCGGATTCACCGGAATTAAGTCCACTGCTACCGTTGAAGTGATAAATTCTCTTGGGCAAGTCGTGATGAAAGGCGCCATCAACAATGCGACGAGTAACGCAGCAACGCTTAACCTCG is a window from the Fibrobacter sp. UWB4 genome containing:
- a CDS encoding T9SS type A sorting domain-containing protein — protein: MKKFLLAALCVTSAIYAGPFITWNGADDDAPDQIQTGLDNGTGTSGFWFTYTDYVDGGQSIVHWDIDINPEPPFTLEPIIYECKGICGTARLSKGTSAYNPFVGLGFNVAGEISEKDRTLATGDASTWGGLCVTYTSDTDIALELGLGEKIDSTMNYANPAVTLPASQTDKRVVVSWSDFKQPSSYDGAVKFDGEAAAKQLAMVRFKIQAEDGDYRFNICAVGPKDGTCPEKCGIPTPPNDIKIARGVSTVNAILDGRALGFTGIKSTATVEVINSLGQVVMKGAINNATSNAATLNLAALDAGIYMVRVNGKNVNFAKKIVLR